In Mercurialis annua linkage group LG5, ddMerAnnu1.2, whole genome shotgun sequence, a single genomic region encodes these proteins:
- the LOC126681797 gene encoding uncharacterized protein LOC126681797 → MMAQFMENQDGHNKKMEHQMRQIENAHQSSIHNVECQLGKLARKIAEREQGKFPSNIETNPKEGAMAISLRSGKEVNISPKEKKKDDHIVIEEESDKKFEEEVTMEKYPPIVKVYVPPIPYPQRQRKRINEALAQMPSYAKFLKEIVSNKNKLEEYSMVALTEECSAILQKKLPSNCLCDLGASINLMPLSVVKKLGITEIVDIIDKIVKETFVKESYNEPLEACLAMSLDEKDDDVEIIEYALSLEGNGFKKFKHFVKFEELGEGANDTYPVTISAKLSSTEEEKFLRILRNRTSAIAWTIADIKGISSSICMHKILAEDEFKPSVQGQRRLNPNMKEVVRAEAIKLLDGGSSEERSTTVVKNENNELIPTRVVTGWRVCKDYRKLNTATRKDHFSLPFIDQMLERLAGYGYYCFLDGYSGYNQIPIEPEDQEKTTFTCPYGTFAYRRMPFGLCNAPATFERCMMSIFFDMVEDIIEIFMDDFSVFGSSFDVFLAHLDKVLQR, encoded by the exons ATGATGGCACAATTTATGGAAAATCAAGATGGCCATAACAAGAAGATGGAACATCAAATGAGACAAATCGAGAATGCACATCAATCGTCGATTCACAATGTGGAATGTCAACTTGGGAAATTAGCCAGAAAGATAGCTGAAAGAGAGCAAGGAAAATTTCCAAGCAATATCGAGACTAATCCGAAGGAAGGAGCCATGGCAATCTCTTTAAGGAGTGGTAAAGAAGTTAACATCTCaccaaaagagaaaaagaaggatgACCACATTGTGATTGAGGAGGAGTCCGATAAAAAATTTGAGGAGGAAGTTACTATGGAAAAGTATCCACCAATCGTCAAGGTGTACGTTCCTCCGATACCATACCCTCAGCGACAAAGGAAGAGGATAAACGAG GCATTGGCACAAATGCCTTCTTATGCAAAGTTCTTGAAGGAGATTGTCTCCAATAAGAATAAATTGGAGGAGTATTCAATGGTGGCTCTGACTGAGGAGTGCAGCGCGATATTGCAGAAGAAACTACCTTCGAA CTGCTTGTGTGATTTAGGTGCTAGCATCAATTTGATGCCACTTTCAGTGGTGAAGAAGTTGGGGATAACTGAAAT TGTTGACATAATCGATAAAATTGTGAAGGAAACATTTGTGAAAGAGTCATATAATGAACCACTAGAGGCATGTTTAGCTATGAGCCTAGATGAAAAAGATGATGATGTAGAGATCATTGAGTATGCACTGAGTTTGGAGGGTAACGGTTTTaagaaattcaaacattttgtCAAGTTCGAAGAACTTGGAGAGG GAGCTAATGACACTTATCCTGTGACTATTTCAGCTAAACTGAGTTCCACAGAGGAAGAGAAGTTTTTGAGGATTTTAAGAAATCGCACGAGTGCAATAGCATGGACTATAGCCGACATAAAAGGCATTAGTTCATCTATATGCATGCACAAGATCTTGGCGGAGGACGAGTTTAAACCAAGCGTCCAAGGTCAGAGGCGATTAAATCCCAACATGAAGGAAGTTGTGCGAGCTGAAGCAATCAAACTACTTGATGGAG GTAGTTCCGAAGAAAGGAGCACAACTGtggtgaaaaatgaaaataatgagCTAATTCCAACTAGGGTGGTTACTGGTTGGAGAGTTTGCAAAGACTATCGAAAGTTGAACACAGCTACTCGCAAGGACCATTTTTCTTTACCTTTCATTGATCAAATGCTTGAGCGATTAGCTGGCTATGGATACTATTGCTTTTTGGATGGCTATTCGGGGTATAACCAAATTCCAATTGAACCAGAGGATCAAGAGAAAACAACGTTtacatgcccctacggtacaTTTGCATATCGTCGTATGCCATTCGGTTTGTGTAATGCCCCTGCTACCTTTGAACGTTGCATGATGTCTATCTTTTTTGACATGGTAGAGGACATCATTGAAATCTTTATGGATGATTTCTCTGTGTTTGGATCATCGTTTGATGTGTTTCTTGCTCATCTAGATAAAGTGTTGCAACGATAA